A genomic region of Micromonospora sp. NBRC 110009 contains the following coding sequences:
- a CDS encoding ABC transporter substrate-binding protein, protein MISHRSPSAGLPFARRLRPLGALAAATTLAVLLAACGSSTSPGATGAAEPDATITVGSLNEPTTLNTIKGGNTGHAQVLLRNVVEGLTVLTDDGKVEPLLAKSWDVSPDGTVYTFHLQPGVAFSDGTPVKSSDVVAALKRVTSDESTSARKKNLSIMKTIEAPEDDTVKVTLSTRSQSFLFYLTSTGAAVTKPDAGNPEATVIGTGPYTLTSWKQGDSITLTRNDKYWGTKASNKQVVYRFFKDATAENNALLAGQLDLVTQVSSPDVLTQFENQPQFSIVEGTSTTKELFNFNDAIAPFTNPDVRHAIRQAVDRKALLTAVWADRGQVIGSMVPPTDPWYEDLSGIDDHDVAGAKQLLAKAGYARGLSFTVDYVPSDAINIIAQGLKSQLAQAGITITLNPVDDATWTDKVYKNHNFQATIMTHVNQRDLVWYGDPTFYWQYDNPQVQKWVKDSETAATPDEQTALLKKVARQISEDAASAWLFLDPAIKVASTSVAGYQKNNTTDSFYVAPITKR, encoded by the coding sequence ATGATCTCTCACCGCAGCCCCTCGGCTGGCCTACCCTTCGCACGCCGGTTGCGCCCGCTCGGCGCGCTCGCGGCCGCCACCACCCTCGCGGTGCTGCTCGCCGCTTGCGGCTCGTCGACGAGCCCCGGGGCGACGGGCGCCGCCGAACCCGACGCGACGATCACGGTCGGTTCGCTGAACGAGCCGACGACGCTCAATACGATCAAGGGCGGCAACACCGGCCACGCCCAGGTGCTGCTGCGCAACGTCGTCGAGGGGCTCACGGTGCTGACCGACGACGGCAAGGTCGAGCCGCTGCTGGCCAAGTCGTGGGACGTGTCGCCGGACGGCACGGTCTACACGTTCCACCTGCAGCCCGGCGTGGCCTTCTCCGACGGCACCCCAGTGAAGTCCAGCGACGTGGTGGCCGCGCTCAAGCGGGTGACGTCCGACGAGTCGACCAGCGCCCGCAAGAAGAACCTCTCGATCATGAAGACGATCGAGGCGCCGGAGGATGACACCGTCAAGGTCACCCTGTCGACGCGGTCGCAATCGTTCCTGTTCTACCTCACCAGCACCGGCGCGGCTGTCACCAAGCCCGACGCCGGCAACCCGGAGGCGACGGTGATCGGCACCGGCCCGTACACCCTGACCTCCTGGAAGCAGGGCGACTCCATCACCCTGACCCGCAACGACAAGTACTGGGGCACGAAGGCCAGCAACAAGCAGGTGGTGTACCGCTTCTTCAAGGACGCCACCGCCGAGAACAACGCGCTGCTCGCCGGCCAACTCGACCTGGTGACTCAGGTGTCCTCGCCGGATGTGCTCACCCAGTTCGAGAACCAGCCGCAGTTCTCCATCGTGGAAGGCACGTCGACGACGAAGGAACTGTTCAACTTCAACGATGCCATCGCCCCGTTCACCAACCCGGACGTACGGCACGCCATCCGGCAGGCCGTTGACCGCAAGGCGCTGCTGACGGCGGTGTGGGCCGACCGGGGCCAGGTCATCGGCTCCATGGTTCCGCCCACGGACCCCTGGTACGAGGACCTGAGCGGCATCGACGACCACGACGTGGCCGGCGCCAAGCAGTTGCTGGCCAAGGCCGGATACGCACGCGGTCTGTCCTTCACTGTCGACTACGTACCGTCGGACGCGATCAACATCATCGCGCAGGGGCTGAAGAGCCAGCTCGCCCAGGCCGGTATCACCATCACGCTGAACCCCGTTGACGACGCGACCTGGACCGACAAGGTCTACAAGAACCACAACTTCCAGGCCACCATCATGACCCACGTCAACCAGCGCGACCTGGTCTGGTACGGCGACCCGACGTTCTACTGGCAGTACGACAACCCGCAGGTGCAGAAGTGGGTCAAGGACTCCGAGACCGCCGCGACGCCCGACGAGCAGACCGCCCTGCTGAAGAAGGTGGCACGGCAGATCTCCGAGGACGCGGCGAGCGCCTGGCTGTTCCTCGACCCCGCCATCAAGGTCGCCAGCACCTCGGTCGCTGGCTACCAGAAGAACAACACCACGGACAGCTTCTATGTCGCGCCGATCACCAAGCGCTAG
- a CDS encoding ABC transporter permease, producing the protein MLSYLIRRVAWLIGSLFVAGSAVFFLLRVLPGDPAVTLLAVGSSPDQINAIRHQLGTDRPVLTQYGHWLGDLVTGNLGDSLFTQIPVLDQIAGRLPVTVPLALSAFVLSIVVAVPIGVFAAVRRRGLLGVAVSTLAQLGIALPIFWVGIVVVWLVAVQWRALPPGGFPRTGWQDPAAAIQSLVLPVAALTIAQGSVLVRYVRSATLDVLSQEYVRTARSLGYSLPRALWRHGPRNGAATVVQILGILLASSLLGTVVIESVFALPGLGSLLLTSVKARDLPIVQGTVFLMTATVLVMGLVVDVVQRLVDPRLRART; encoded by the coding sequence GTGCTCAGCTACCTCATCCGTCGGGTCGCCTGGCTGATCGGTTCGCTGTTCGTCGCGGGCTCGGCGGTGTTCTTCCTGCTCCGGGTCCTACCGGGTGACCCGGCCGTCACGCTGCTGGCGGTCGGGTCCTCCCCGGACCAGATCAATGCAATCCGGCACCAGCTCGGCACCGACCGGCCTGTGCTGACGCAGTACGGCCACTGGTTGGGCGACCTGGTGACCGGGAACCTCGGGGACAGCCTGTTCACCCAGATACCGGTGCTCGATCAGATCGCCGGCCGGCTTCCGGTCACCGTACCGCTGGCGCTGAGCGCGTTCGTGCTGTCGATCGTCGTGGCCGTACCGATCGGGGTGTTCGCCGCGGTACGGCGGCGGGGTCTGCTCGGGGTGGCGGTGTCGACGCTGGCGCAGTTGGGGATCGCGCTGCCCATCTTCTGGGTCGGGATCGTGGTGGTCTGGCTGGTCGCGGTGCAGTGGCGGGCGCTGCCGCCGGGCGGGTTTCCCCGCACCGGCTGGCAGGACCCGGCAGCCGCGATCCAGTCCCTGGTTCTACCGGTGGCGGCGCTGACCATCGCACAGGGGTCGGTGCTGGTGCGCTACGTACGCTCGGCGACGCTCGACGTGCTGAGCCAGGAGTACGTGCGCACCGCCCGCTCCCTCGGGTACAGCCTGCCGCGGGCGCTGTGGCGGCACGGACCCCGCAACGGCGCCGCAACCGTGGTCCAGATCCTGGGCATCCTGCTGGCCAGCTCACTGCTGGGCACCGTGGTCATCGAGAGCGTCTTCGCCCTGCCCGGCCTGGGCTCGCTGCTGTTGACCAGCGTCAAGGCCCGCGATCTGCCGATCGTGCAGGGCACCGTCTTCCTCATGACGGCGACCGTGCTGGTGATGGGGCTCGTCGTGGATGTCGTGCAGCGGCTGGTCGACCCGAGACTGAGAGCACGGACATGA
- a CDS encoding ABC transporter permease yields MSTPLVEAVETIEALDTAARRRRGWRSPSFALGAALLLAVLALALVSLVWSPYGLDHTEPAARLAGPSARHWAGTDRLGRDQFTQLMLGARTAVWIGLASVAVAFVIGAPLGLLAAAAGRFVENAVVGVIDIVIAFPTLLLAMLLVTVYGASTAVAISAIGIGVSAEVARLTRISASRVFTQDYVLAARTCGTGPLMILVRHVLPNIWHTLLVQAALAFGVAVIAEASLSYLGLGTPPPAPSWGRMLQEAQSTVSVAPWNVLLPGLAVAVTVVGVNLLGDGLREVLDPQLRQERQATDR; encoded by the coding sequence ATGAGCACACCCTTGGTCGAAGCGGTCGAAACAATCGAGGCACTCGACACCGCTGCCCGGCGACGCCGAGGCTGGCGCTCGCCGTCGTTCGCGCTCGGCGCGGCGCTGCTGCTGGCGGTTCTCGCCCTGGCGCTGGTGTCGCTGGTCTGGTCCCCGTACGGGCTGGACCACACCGAACCGGCGGCCCGGCTGGCGGGCCCGTCCGCACGGCACTGGGCGGGCACCGATCGCCTGGGCCGTGACCAATTCACCCAACTGATGCTCGGCGCGCGTACCGCGGTGTGGATCGGGCTGGCCTCAGTCGCGGTGGCGTTCGTCATCGGCGCCCCGTTGGGCCTGCTCGCGGCGGCCGCCGGCCGGTTCGTCGAGAACGCCGTCGTCGGAGTGATCGACATCGTGATCGCCTTCCCGACCCTGCTGCTGGCGATGCTGCTGGTCACCGTGTACGGCGCGTCGACCGCAGTCGCGATCAGCGCGATCGGGATCGGCGTCTCCGCCGAGGTCGCCCGGCTGACCCGGATCTCGGCGAGCCGGGTGTTCACCCAGGACTACGTACTCGCGGCGCGTACCTGTGGCACCGGCCCACTGATGATCCTGGTCCGGCACGTCCTGCCCAACATCTGGCACACCCTGCTGGTGCAGGCCGCCCTCGCCTTCGGCGTCGCGGTCATCGCCGAGGCGTCGCTGTCGTACCTGGGGCTCGGCACTCCGCCGCCCGCGCCGTCGTGGGGCCGCATGCTCCAGGAGGCGCAGTCGACGGTGAGCGTGGCCCCGTGGAACGTCCTGCTGCCCGGCCTCGCAGTCGCCGTCACGGTCGTCGGGGTCAACCTGCTCGGTGACGGCCTGCGGGAAGTCCTCGACCCGCA